From one Pedobacter faecalis genomic stretch:
- a CDS encoding sensor histidine kinase, with translation MKNKSAFTVHLIFWLMMAIVPVVGAIGQNLGGYDIVIKYGYYAVINLSIFYINYTLLIPMLIQEQKRYGVYVFAIFLVIAVMAFIKTFLASLNIDLVLTHRMDGNTIMREDLESFAVKSVFFSGFFIVVSSLLKFAIDWFGNESAQRNLMNEKREMELQFLKSQLNPHFLFNSLNNIYSLAYQKSDKTADAILKLSEIMRYMIYESNDSWVSLSKEIEYVQSFIELQKLRFRDGAYVDMTMSGEIDNQRIVPLILISFVENAFKHGVANDPENPIRINIIANQKILHFSISNKKSHGNKDRMGGVGLNNVERRLQLLYPDRYKLNIVNTATHYTSELMLDI, from the coding sequence ATGAAGAATAAAAGTGCTTTTACCGTTCACCTGATTTTCTGGCTTATGATGGCCATTGTGCCCGTTGTTGGTGCAATAGGGCAAAATTTGGGGGGCTATGATATCGTCATCAAATATGGTTACTATGCGGTGATCAACCTCTCGATATTTTATATCAACTACACCCTGCTCATACCTATGCTGATCCAAGAGCAGAAGCGATATGGAGTGTATGTTTTTGCAATCTTCCTTGTTATTGCCGTCATGGCATTTATTAAAACGTTCCTGGCCAGTCTCAACATCGACTTGGTACTAACACATCGTATGGACGGCAACACCATTATGCGTGAGGACCTGGAGAGCTTTGCGGTAAAGTCTGTCTTCTTTTCCGGCTTTTTTATCGTTGTTAGTTCACTGCTGAAGTTTGCTATCGATTGGTTTGGTAATGAAAGCGCACAGCGCAACCTGATGAACGAGAAAAGGGAGATGGAACTTCAGTTTCTGAAATCTCAGCTTAATCCTCATTTCCTCTTTAATTCTTTGAACAATATCTATTCGCTTGCTTACCAAAAGTCTGATAAAACCGCAGACGCGATCCTGAAGCTCTCTGAGATCATGAGATATATGATTTATGAAAGCAACGATAGCTGGGTTTCTCTTAGCAAGGAGATTGAATATGTGCAAAGTTTTATAGAGCTACAGAAATTAAGGTTCAGAGACGGTGCCTACGTAGACATGACGATGAGCGGCGAGATTGATAACCAACGGATCGTCCCTCTTATTCTTATCTCTTTCGTTGAAAATGCGTTTAAGCATGGGGTTGCAAACGATCCCGAAAATCCAATACGGATCAATATTATCGCTAATCAGAAAATATTGCATTTCAGCATTAGCAACAAAAAAAGCCATGGCAACAAAGACAGAATGGGAGGCGTCGGACTAAACAACGTGGAGCGTCGGTTGCAACTGCTCTATCCTGATAGGTACAAGTTAAACATAGTGAATACGGCGACGCACTACACCAGCGAATTAATGCTAGACATATGA
- a CDS encoding LytR/AlgR family response regulator transcription factor has translation MIKLKCIAVDDEPLALDIIEDYVSKVPFLELVTRTENAIEALQLVQAGGIDLVFLDIQMPELTGIQFLKIANAKAHFILTTAYSEYALESYDLNVSDYLLKPIAFDRFYKAVEKVHAKAAPVSPVQVIQSPHLPAVKPPAASTPVQDFIFVKTEHKIQRIALEDILYIEGLKDYISIYTKAERVITLQNMKRMEETLPANHFIRVHKSYIISLDKIESIERSRISICGKVIPIGDTYRDEFFRRIENKNI, from the coding sequence ATGATCAAATTAAAATGTATTGCGGTTGATGATGAACCGCTCGCCCTTGATATCATTGAAGATTACGTATCCAAGGTGCCCTTTCTTGAACTTGTTACAAGAACGGAGAATGCTATTGAAGCGCTGCAACTTGTTCAGGCTGGTGGCATTGATCTGGTTTTTCTCGATATTCAAATGCCGGAACTTACAGGGATACAGTTCCTAAAAATAGCCAACGCCAAGGCTCACTTCATTCTTACCACCGCTTACTCTGAATATGCACTTGAAAGTTACGATCTCAATGTTTCCGATTACTTGTTAAAACCGATAGCGTTTGATAGGTTTTATAAGGCTGTTGAAAAGGTTCATGCCAAGGCGGCACCTGTAAGTCCTGTGCAGGTCATCCAATCGCCCCATCTGCCTGCGGTAAAACCTCCCGCGGCTTCGACTCCTGTGCAGGATTTCATTTTTGTAAAGACCGAACATAAAATTCAGCGAATCGCGCTGGAAGACATCCTATATATCGAAGGGCTTAAGGATTATATCTCTATTTACACAAAGGCAGAACGGGTCATTACATTGCAGAATATGAAAAGGATGGAGGAGACTTTGCCGGCCAATCATTTTATACGTGTGCATAAGTCGTATATCATATCGCTAGACAAGATTGAAAGCATTGAACGAAGCCGAATTTCAATCTGCGGGAAGGTGATTCCCATAGGAGATACATATCGGGACGAATTTTTCAGACGTATCGAAAATAAAAATATCTAG
- a CDS encoding lysophospholipid acyltransferase family protein, whose amino-acid sequence MNKVLGYIFSPLFYIAFFSFLLIFHPIQWICYRVFGYKAHKKSVDILNFFLTYSDLLMGASVSFRNDHELPLGRPIIFIANHQSMYDIPALIWFLRKYHAKFISKIELTKGIPSISYNLKYGGGANIDRKDSKQAISEIIKLGRRMKENNWSTMIFPEGTRSKTGQLKPFQVGGIATLLKIVPQALIVPVAIENSWKLVQYGTYPLSFGERLRWTVLTPIEPAGRPVEEVVAEAETAIRMQLRQVIADS is encoded by the coding sequence ATGAATAAGGTATTAGGCTACATCTTTAGTCCGTTATTCTATATTGCCTTTTTTTCATTTCTGTTAATATTCCATCCCATACAATGGATTTGCTACCGGGTGTTTGGTTACAAGGCGCATAAGAAATCGGTGGATATACTGAATTTTTTTCTCACTTATAGTGATTTGCTAATGGGTGCCTCCGTGAGCTTCCGAAACGACCATGAACTCCCTTTGGGCAGGCCGATCATTTTTATTGCCAACCATCAGAGCATGTACGACATCCCCGCATTGATCTGGTTCCTGAGGAAATATCATGCAAAATTCATTTCAAAAATTGAACTTACCAAAGGTATCCCTTCCATATCGTATAACCTGAAATACGGGGGCGGCGCCAATATTGATCGCAAAGACAGCAAACAAGCTATTTCCGAGATCATCAAGCTCGGCCGGCGAATGAAGGAAAACAACTGGTCAACAATGATCTTTCCTGAAGGCACCCGCTCCAAAACAGGTCAGCTAAAACCATTTCAGGTTGGCGGCATTGCAACCCTGCTCAAGATAGTACCGCAGGCTTTAATTGTCCCGGTAGCCATAGAAAACTCCTGGAAGCTCGTACAATACGGAACCTATCCGCTCAGCTTTGGCGAACGGTTGCGATGGACGGTACTTACTCCAATTGAGCCTGCGGGTAGGCCGGTGGAAGAGGTGGTTGCTGAGGCCGAAACGGCTATCAGAATGCAACTTCGCCAGGTTATCGCCGACAGCTAG
- a CDS encoding NUDIX domain-containing protein: protein MEETNPWTTIASHKIYENNWIGLTEHQVINPSGGKGIYGEVHFKNLAIGILPLDESLNTWIVGQYRFPLKAYSWEIPEGGGPLDTDPLISAQRELLEETGITAGDWLEIQRMHLSNSVTNELAIIYIARGLSLGDAEPEETEQLIIRKLPFSEVYQMVLNGQITDSMSVAAILKTKIMLLEGQL, encoded by the coding sequence ATGGAAGAGACCAATCCCTGGACTACTATAGCAAGTCATAAGATTTATGAGAATAACTGGATAGGCCTGACCGAACATCAGGTGATCAACCCATCCGGAGGAAAGGGAATTTACGGCGAGGTTCATTTTAAGAACCTTGCTATTGGCATCTTGCCTTTAGATGAATCATTGAATACATGGATTGTTGGTCAGTACAGATTTCCCCTAAAAGCCTACAGCTGGGAGATTCCGGAAGGCGGCGGCCCCCTCGATACTGACCCGCTTATAAGCGCACAGCGTGAACTGCTGGAAGAGACCGGAATAACGGCCGGGGACTGGCTTGAAATACAACGGATGCATTTATCCAACTCTGTAACCAATGAGTTGGCGATTATTTATATAGCCAGAGGGTTGAGCCTGGGCGATGCTGAGCCTGAGGAAACCGAGCAGTTAATTATACGAAAACTTCCTTTTTCAGAGGTATATCAAATGGTATTGAACGGGCAGATTACCGACAGCATGAGTGTTGCCGCAATACTGAAAACCAAGATCATGCTCCTGGAGGGGCAGCTGTAA
- a CDS encoding TonB-dependent receptor domain-containing protein → MNKKTIKTLLHFLILFCFAGAVQAFAQAPADGSISAKVTDASTGETVPFASAVILNRQTKAVVKGAQSDANGNLNIVGIPAGFYTFKISYIGYQTMVRDSVAIGNTPVNLGTIKMKPSAGTVLNEVNVTAQRATMQLGIDKKVFSVDQSLVSEGGSASDLLQNVPSVQTDIDGNVSLRGSSGVRVLIDGKPSAIAGGNVAQILQSIPASSIETVELITNPSAKYDAEGQSGIINIVLKKNKKLGLNGSVALTAGNRDNYNGNASLSFQNGKINVYGNYGYRYGNRLGGGYSNVTYSETINGSNVVTGFADQTTDSRSLDKNHNLKGGLDYTIDAKNVLSFSGGFNIRDNTQDELLRVDQLNASGDPINLSNRKNDNTRSGGSYDLSLDYSRKFSRPKEELTANVSFSEGTNDNFQFYSTDVLFGADGEAPLQTDGGGINRNYVGQIDYTLPIGETGTFEAGYRSQIRISDDATYADRLNEITGVYYTDLQLTNKFNNKDQVHALYLNFRKQVGNFGYQIGLRGEDARLDTRLGTFDYTGALNYTPGKVDYTRIYPSVFLTQKFKGEQQVQLSYSRRVNRPRGWDTNPFLDVSDQLNYRRGNPNLRPEDVHAFELSYSKYWSKVTLTSSAYLRQTNDVIQRVRTLYEEIPGVTLTTPQNLTRSINSGLELIGRVDVAKAWNFTGNVNLYQAHIDAVPEFGLTKTSGFSWNANLTNNFVLPYGVTLQIKGDYRAPEVMSQGKRNAMYAVDAGAKYDFKNKRSSLSLNVRDVFNTRNWSMTTTADNTTIDFKRRMQGTMANLTYSYRFGQTDFKPKRSRKPETQDMGSGEEPF, encoded by the coding sequence ATGAATAAAAAGACAATTAAGACACTATTACATTTCCTTATACTATTCTGCTTTGCCGGCGCAGTCCAGGCTTTTGCCCAAGCGCCTGCAGATGGTTCAATATCTGCTAAGGTCACCGACGCCTCTACCGGAGAGACGGTACCTTTTGCCTCTGCCGTTATACTTAACAGACAGACTAAAGCTGTAGTGAAGGGTGCTCAGTCTGACGCAAACGGCAATTTGAACATCGTCGGAATTCCTGCCGGTTTTTATACCTTCAAAATTAGTTACATAGGGTATCAAACCATGGTGCGCGATTCTGTCGCTATTGGTAATACACCGGTGAACCTTGGGACCATCAAGATGAAACCATCAGCCGGCACGGTGTTGAATGAAGTCAACGTTACCGCACAAAGGGCTACTATGCAACTGGGCATTGACAAGAAAGTATTTTCAGTTGATCAAAGTTTGGTTAGCGAGGGCGGGTCGGCCTCTGATCTGCTCCAAAACGTGCCTTCGGTACAAACGGACATAGACGGAAATGTAAGTCTCAGGGGCTCAAGCGGCGTACGTGTGCTGATCGACGGTAAGCCATCTGCAATAGCAGGAGGGAACGTCGCCCAGATCCTGCAATCGATACCTGCCAGCTCTATTGAAACAGTAGAGCTTATCACGAATCCTTCGGCGAAATATGATGCCGAGGGCCAGTCTGGCATCATCAATATTGTTCTTAAGAAGAATAAAAAACTTGGCCTTAACGGATCTGTTGCCTTAACTGCAGGAAATCGAGATAATTATAACGGTAATGCGAGCCTGAGTTTCCAAAATGGCAAAATTAATGTATACGGAAACTACGGTTATCGCTACGGAAACCGTTTAGGAGGAGGATATAGCAATGTGACGTATTCTGAAACAATAAACGGCAGCAATGTGGTTACCGGTTTTGCCGATCAGACGACAGACTCGCGTTCTCTTGACAAAAATCATAACTTAAAAGGCGGGCTCGACTACACGATTGACGCAAAGAATGTGCTAAGTTTTTCTGGTGGATTCAACATAAGGGATAACACTCAGGATGAACTTCTGCGCGTAGACCAACTTAATGCTTCAGGCGATCCCATTAACCTGAGCAACCGTAAGAACGATAACACGAGGTCGGGAGGCAGTTATGATCTCAGTCTTGACTACAGCCGGAAGTTCAGCAGGCCTAAAGAAGAATTGACGGCTAACGTCAGCTTTTCGGAAGGCACTAATGACAATTTCCAGTTTTACTCAACGGATGTGTTGTTCGGGGCTGATGGTGAAGCACCGTTGCAAACCGACGGAGGCGGCATCAACAGAAATTATGTTGGGCAAATCGACTACACGCTCCCTATTGGAGAAACCGGAACCTTCGAAGCGGGCTACCGAAGCCAGATACGTATCTCTGACGACGCCACCTATGCGGATCGTCTTAATGAGATCACTGGAGTTTACTATACCGATCTCCAACTGACAAATAAATTTAACAATAAAGATCAGGTGCACGCGCTCTATCTGAATTTCCGGAAACAGGTGGGCAATTTCGGCTACCAGATTGGTTTGCGAGGTGAAGATGCGAGATTAGATACAAGGCTGGGGACTTTTGATTATACCGGCGCGTTAAACTATACACCGGGCAAGGTAGATTATACGCGCATCTATCCAAGCGTGTTCCTGACGCAGAAATTCAAGGGTGAGCAGCAGGTTCAACTCAGTTACAGTCGCCGTGTAAACCGTCCGCGCGGGTGGGACACCAATCCGTTCCTGGATGTATCTGATCAGCTGAACTATAGACGAGGCAACCCTAATCTTCGGCCAGAGGATGTTCATGCGTTTGAACTAAGCTATAGTAAATACTGGTCGAAGGTTACGCTGACCTCAAGTGCTTATCTGAGACAAACGAACGACGTGATCCAACGGGTGCGGACTTTATATGAGGAGATCCCCGGCGTTACGCTTACCACGCCGCAGAACCTGACCAGAAGCATCAACAGCGGACTAGAGCTTATCGGTCGTGTCGATGTAGCTAAGGCTTGGAATTTTACTGGTAACGTGAACCTTTATCAGGCACACATAGATGCGGTGCCCGAGTTCGGTCTGACAAAAACATCAGGTTTCAGCTGGAATGCTAATCTTACTAATAACTTCGTGCTCCCTTACGGGGTTACGCTTCAGATAAAAGGAGATTACAGGGCACCAGAGGTGATGTCGCAGGGGAAAAGAAATGCCATGTATGCGGTTGATGCGGGTGCTAAGTATGATTTTAAGAACAAGCGCTCATCGCTTAGCCTGAATGTACGCGATGTGTTCAATACCAGAAACTGGAGCATGACCACGACCGCTGATAACACGACGATCGATTTTAAGCGCAGAATGCAGGGCACAATGGCCAATCTGACTTATTCGTATCGTTTTGGGCAAACTGATTTTAAGCCAAAACGAAGCAGGAAGCCTGAAACACAAGACATGGGCTCCGGCGAAGAACCTTTTTAA
- a CDS encoding L-serine ammonia-lyase, translated as MQREQISVFDIFKIGIGPSSSHTLGPWRAAQQFTTSLKAQGALEQVEQIKILLYGSLAKTGKGHGTDIAILLGLAGGDPVTFDVNAIDSTIAAIRNDQLLKLAGEKLLSFDYETDLIFLFTESLPFHPNAVTFQAFLNTGRAISETYYSIGGGFVIKEGEDRNEKEQVELPFPVEKAADLLHWCLTTGLKVSEVVMENELAWRPEAETRKGILQHYTVMRDCIYRGCHTPGFLPGGLSVARRAVALNKRLMSGRSYTDYESWVQAIRSGGNGFNYTLDWVSCFALAVNEENASFGRVVTAPTNGAAGVIPAVLQYYITFCNGFSDERITQFIACASEIGSIFKKGATISAAMGGCQAEIGVSSAMAAAALTECLGGSQRQVMMAAEIAMEHHLGLTCDPIGGLVQIPCIERNTMGAIKAITASQLALQSNPDKAKVSLDAVVNTMWETALDMNSKYKETSDGGLATNIPLSLPEC; from the coding sequence ATGCAAAGGGAACAGATCTCGGTATTTGATATTTTTAAGATTGGTATTGGTCCGTCGAGCTCACATACGCTTGGCCCGTGGCGTGCTGCACAGCAATTCACAACCTCGCTTAAGGCTCAGGGTGCACTTGAGCAGGTGGAGCAAATAAAGATTCTTTTATATGGCTCGCTTGCTAAAACAGGTAAAGGCCACGGTACTGATATTGCTATTCTTCTTGGGTTGGCTGGCGGCGATCCGGTGACTTTTGATGTCAATGCCATTGATTCGACCATTGCTGCAATCCGGAACGACCAGCTACTTAAGCTGGCAGGAGAAAAATTACTTAGCTTCGATTATGAGACCGATCTGATCTTTCTTTTTACAGAAAGCCTCCCCTTCCACCCTAATGCAGTCACCTTCCAGGCGTTTTTGAACACAGGAAGAGCGATATCGGAAACCTACTATTCCATTGGCGGTGGTTTCGTTATTAAAGAAGGCGAGGACAGAAACGAGAAAGAACAGGTGGAGCTTCCTTTCCCGGTTGAAAAAGCGGCGGACTTGCTACACTGGTGCCTCACTACCGGGTTGAAGGTGTCTGAGGTCGTAATGGAAAATGAACTTGCTTGGCGGCCTGAAGCAGAAACGCGCAAAGGAATTCTACAACACTATACCGTGATGCGGGACTGCATATACCGTGGCTGCCATACCCCGGGATTTCTACCTGGAGGGCTGAGCGTAGCACGCAGGGCGGTAGCTTTAAATAAGCGCCTCATGAGCGGGCGGAGTTACACCGACTATGAAAGCTGGGTACAAGCCATTAGATCGGGCGGAAACGGCTTTAATTATACACTTGACTGGGTAAGCTGCTTTGCATTGGCAGTCAACGAAGAGAATGCTTCTTTCGGCCGTGTGGTTACCGCACCTACGAACGGGGCGGCCGGTGTGATTCCTGCGGTGCTTCAATACTACATTACTTTTTGTAATGGCTTTTCGGATGAGAGGATCACGCAGTTTATTGCCTGTGCTTCCGAAATAGGAAGCATTTTTAAAAAAGGCGCGACAATTTCTGCTGCAATGGGCGGATGTCAGGCAGAAATTGGAGTATCGTCTGCCATGGCGGCAGCGGCGCTTACGGAATGCCTCGGAGGATCACAGCGACAGGTGATGATGGCTGCTGAGATAGCAATGGAACATCATCTGGGGCTGACCTGCGATCCGATTGGCGGGCTGGTTCAGATTCCTTGCATTGAACGGAACACGATGGGTGCTATCAAAGCCATCACCGCAAGCCAGCTTGCGCTTCAGAGTAACCCGGATAAAGCCAAAGTAAGCCTGGATGCCGTAGTCAACACCATGTGGGAGACCGCCTTAGACATGAACTCCAAGTATAAAGAAACCTCCGACGGGGGTCTTGCTACCAATATCCCGCTTAGTTTGCCGGAATGTTAA
- the groL gene encoding chaperonin GroEL (60 kDa chaperone family; promotes refolding of misfolded polypeptides especially under stressful conditions; forms two stacked rings of heptamers to form a barrel-shaped 14mer; ends can be capped by GroES; misfolded proteins enter the barrel where they are refolded when GroES binds): MAKQVKYNVEARDALKRGVDTLANAVKVTLGPKGRNVIIDKKFGSPAVTKDGVTVAKEIELKDPIENMGAQMVKEVASKTADIAGDGTTTATVLAQAIVTAGIKNVAAGANPMDLKRGIDKAVAAIVDNLKSQSQTVGEDNNKIKQVASISANNDEVIGSLIAEAMGKVGKDGVITVEEAKGTETEVKTVEGMQFDRGYLSPYFVTNADKMEAELESPYILIYDKKISNMKELLPVLEKQVQTGKPLLIIAEDLDGEALATLVVNKIRGSLKVAAVKAPGFGDRRKAMLEDIAILTGGTVISEERGYKLENADLSYLGTAEKVVVDKDNTTIINGSGQTEDIKARVNQIKAQIETTTSDYDKEKLQERLAKLAGGVAVLYVGAASEVEMKEKKDRVDDALHATRAAVEEGIVAGGGVAFIRAIESLEGMKGANDDETTGIAIVKRSVEEPLRQICQNAGIEGSIVVQKVKEGTADYGYNARTDAYENLIAAGVIDPTKVGRVALENAASIAAMLLTTECVLADDPEDAPAAGAGMPPMGGGGMGGMM; encoded by the coding sequence ATGGCAAAACAAGTAAAATATAACGTTGAAGCACGCGATGCGCTTAAGAGAGGTGTTGATACCCTGGCAAACGCAGTAAAAGTGACGCTTGGTCCAAAAGGACGTAACGTAATTATCGATAAGAAATTCGGTTCTCCTGCTGTGACCAAGGACGGTGTTACCGTAGCAAAGGAGATTGAACTTAAAGATCCGATCGAAAATATGGGCGCTCAGATGGTAAAAGAAGTTGCTTCCAAAACCGCTGACATTGCCGGCGATGGAACTACTACTGCAACTGTATTGGCTCAGGCTATTGTAACTGCGGGTATCAAAAACGTAGCTGCAGGTGCGAACCCAATGGACTTGAAGCGCGGTATCGATAAGGCGGTAGCTGCAATTGTTGACAATCTAAAATCACAGTCACAGACTGTAGGCGAAGACAACAACAAGATCAAGCAGGTGGCTTCAATTTCTGCAAACAATGACGAAGTGATAGGGTCACTGATCGCTGAGGCAATGGGTAAAGTTGGGAAAGACGGTGTAATTACCGTTGAGGAAGCAAAAGGCACAGAGACTGAAGTGAAAACTGTAGAAGGTATGCAGTTTGACCGCGGTTACCTTTCTCCTTATTTCGTAACTAACGCTGACAAAATGGAAGCTGAACTGGAAAGTCCTTATATTTTGATTTACGATAAGAAAATCAGCAATATGAAGGAGCTACTCCCAGTTCTCGAGAAACAAGTGCAGACTGGCAAACCTTTGCTAATCATTGCTGAGGATCTTGACGGCGAGGCTTTAGCTACTTTAGTAGTCAACAAGATCCGCGGATCACTGAAAGTTGCTGCTGTTAAAGCTCCCGGATTCGGCGATCGCAGAAAGGCAATGCTTGAGGATATCGCTATCCTGACTGGCGGTACTGTGATCTCGGAAGAGAGAGGTTACAAACTTGAAAACGCAGATCTTTCTTACCTGGGTACTGCAGAGAAAGTTGTTGTTGACAAAGATAACACAACTATTATCAACGGTTCAGGCCAAACAGAAGACATCAAAGCCCGCGTTAATCAAATCAAAGCTCAGATTGAGACAACTACATCTGATTATGATAAAGAGAAACTGCAGGAGCGCTTAGCTAAACTGGCTGGCGGTGTTGCGGTACTGTATGTAGGTGCAGCTTCTGAAGTTGAAATGAAAGAGAAAAAAGATCGCGTAGATGATGCTCTACATGCGACACGCGCAGCGGTTGAAGAAGGTATTGTAGCTGGCGGAGGTGTTGCGTTCATTCGTGCTATTGAGTCGTTGGAAGGCATGAAAGGTGCTAACGACGATGAGACTACAGGTATTGCCATCGTTAAACGTTCTGTGGAAGAGCCTCTTCGTCAGATCTGCCAAAACGCAGGTATCGAGGGTTCAATCGTTGTACAGAAAGTTAAAGAAGGTACAGCTGATTACGGGTACAACGCGCGTACTGATGCATACGAAAACCTGATCGCTGCCGGTGTAATTGACCCAACTAAAGTTGGCCGCGTTGCGCTTGAAAATGCAGCCTCTATCGCAGCTATGTTGCTGACTACTGAGTGTGTGTTAGCGGACGATCCGGAAGATGCTCCTGCAGCTGGTGCTGGTATGCCTCCAATGGGCGGCGGCGGCATGGGCGGCATGATGTAA
- a CDS encoding co-chaperone GroES has product MALNLKPISGTSNRVIVEPAAAEEKTASGIYIPDTAKEKPSKGTVVSVSEEDSEGKKPTVKVGDVVIYGKYGGTEFPYEGKDYLIMRETDIYAVVS; this is encoded by the coding sequence ATGGCTTTAAACCTTAAACCCATTTCAGGCACATCCAACAGAGTAATTGTTGAGCCTGCTGCGGCAGAAGAAAAGACAGCTTCAGGGATCTATATTCCTGATACTGCAAAAGAAAAACCATCAAAAGGAACTGTAGTGTCTGTGTCAGAAGAAGATTCAGAGGGCAAAAAACCAACAGTTAAGGTTGGCGATGTGGTAATTTATGGTAAATATGGCGGTACTGAGTTCCCATATGAAGGCAAAGATTATTTAATTATGCGTGAGACTGATATCTACGCAGTGGTATCTTAA
- the secG gene encoding preprotein translocase subunit SecG, translated as MVFLIILLIVVCIALGLFVLVQNPKGGGLATGGAGSNMFGVQRTGDVLEKGTWVLLALIVVISLSITTIAQSGGGSSAGSSKIQEQLDKTPTPSPIGSGLKPANTAPAAGDTTK; from the coding sequence ATGGTGTTTTTAATCATATTACTGATCGTTGTTTGCATCGCGCTTGGTTTATTTGTTTTGGTGCAAAATCCTAAGGGTGGCGGTTTAGCTACTGGCGGAGCCGGAAGTAACATGTTTGGGGTGCAACGTACCGGTGATGTTCTTGAAAAAGGCACCTGGGTGCTGCTGGCGCTGATTGTAGTGATCAGTTTGTCCATCACAACAATAGCTCAATCCGGCGGCGGTTCATCTGCAGGAAGCTCGAAGATTCAGGAGCAGCTTGATAAGACACCCACCCCTTCTCCTATTGGGAGCGGACTAAAGCCCGCTAACACAGCGCCTGCCGCCGGAGATACTACTAAATAA